A genomic window from Lentibacter algarum includes:
- a CDS encoding methyltransferase yields the protein MMDTRLSLALEAGHVSLPPEGDIVVLGAAGQNLEGLPQERLLIVCDDVVAASAYEAQGYALATELPDVAAGVVVFVPRGRLEGRVLFARAAKMTGGTFIVDGVKTDGVDSHFKELRKRSTCSAAYSKAHGKIFSCDLKQDAAQDWLEAGVGGQNTDGFFTVPGVFSAEKVDEGSRLLEAVLPEKLGKEVADLGAGWGYLSRAILTRETVETLHMVESSHAALECARVNTPDSRVQFHWADATRWQPRASLDSVVMNPPFHTGRKGVPELGQAFIASAAAALKGVGHLYMVANRHLPYEESLRARFGFVEELEGGNSRFKILHAAKPSRKR from the coding sequence ATGATGGATACACGTTTGTCACTCGCGCTTGAGGCGGGGCATGTGAGCTTGCCACCCGAAGGCGATATTGTTGTTTTGGGCGCTGCTGGCCAGAATCTTGAGGGTTTACCGCAAGAACGTCTTTTGATTGTTTGCGATGACGTGGTGGCCGCCAGTGCCTATGAGGCGCAAGGCTATGCTCTTGCGACTGAGCTTCCCGATGTTGCCGCTGGCGTGGTCGTATTTGTGCCGCGTGGGCGACTTGAGGGACGCGTGTTGTTTGCCCGCGCTGCCAAGATGACAGGCGGTACCTTTATTGTTGATGGTGTGAAGACCGATGGCGTTGACAGCCACTTCAAAGAATTGCGCAAGCGGAGCACCTGCAGCGCGGCCTATAGCAAGGCGCATGGTAAGATTTTTAGCTGTGATCTTAAGCAGGATGCAGCACAAGACTGGCTTGAGGCTGGTGTTGGCGGCCAAAATACGGACGGTTTCTTCACTGTTCCGGGCGTTTTTTCTGCTGAAAAGGTGGATGAGGGATCACGGCTTTTGGAGGCTGTCTTGCCCGAAAAGCTTGGTAAGGAAGTCGCCGATCTTGGCGCAGGTTGGGGCTATCTTTCACGCGCAATTTTGACGCGAGAGACTGTTGAGACTTTGCATATGGTTGAATCAAGCCATGCAGCACTTGAATGTGCGAGGGTAAACACTCCAGATTCACGTGTTCAGTTTCACTGGGCGGATGCAACTCGTTGGCAGCCACGTGCCTCGCTGGATAGCGTTGTGATGAACCCGCCGTTTCATACGGGACGTAAGGGTGTGCCTGAGTTGGGGCAGGCCTTTATTGCTTCAGCGGCAGCTGCTTTGAAAGGGGTCGGGCACCTCTATATGGTGGCCAACCGTCACCTGCCTTATGAGGAATCCCTACGTGCGCGTTTTGGCTTTGTTGAAGAGCTTGAGGGCGGCAACAGTCGCTTCAAGATTTTGCATGCGGCCAAGCCGTCTCGTAAGCGCTAG
- a CDS encoding SDR family oxidoreductase: MSLSISGKTAIVTGAANGVGLAIARHFVDKGANVMFADMDDEALTKEVGVQEEGSPIRAFAGDLREKLTLANLLSATIDAFDRVDILVNASRQVVSSDPLNPDDDAVQMALEQNLMASLRLSQLIAKRMIKQAHDDDSDRPAGSIINLSSILARRAHPQLMALSISNAALEQMTRSLAVALAPDRIRVNAVAMGSVMSASLQEHLKDNPDFRSVIESGTPMGRIASPTELAEAVQFLASDGASFMTGQVLTVDGGRTLLDPVTAPAH; encoded by the coding sequence ATGTCGCTTTCGATCAGTGGAAAAACGGCGATTGTTACGGGGGCCGCGAATGGTGTTGGCCTCGCGATTGCGCGGCATTTTGTCGACAAGGGGGCAAACGTCATGTTTGCCGATATGGACGACGAAGCGCTGACAAAGGAAGTCGGTGTTCAAGAAGAAGGCAGCCCGATCCGTGCGTTTGCAGGCGATTTGCGTGAGAAGCTGACGCTGGCCAACTTGCTTTCAGCCACGATTGACGCCTTTGACCGCGTGGATATTTTGGTCAATGCATCGAGGCAGGTTGTTTCTTCTGATCCCCTGAACCCTGATGATGATGCTGTGCAAATGGCACTGGAACAGAACTTGATGGCGTCGTTGCGCCTCAGTCAGCTCATTGCCAAGCGGATGATTAAGCAAGCACATGATGATGACAGTGATAGACCTGCAGGTTCAATCATCAACCTTTCGTCTATTCTGGCGCGGCGAGCGCATCCGCAGCTTATGGCGCTTTCGATCTCAAATGCGGCATTGGAGCAGATGACACGCTCTCTGGCTGTGGCGCTTGCGCCCGATCGTATCAGAGTGAACGCCGTTGCGATGGGGTCTGTGATGAGCGCGAGTCTGCAGGAGCATTTGAAGGACAATCCTGATTTTCGCTCGGTCATTGAGAGCGGTACGCCGATGGGACGGATTGCGAGCCCAACCGAACTGGCGGAAGCTGTACAGTTTTTGGCCTCCGACGGGGCGAGTTTTATGACGGGGCAAGTGCTGACTGTTGATGGCGGTCGTACGCTGCTTGATCCTGTGACCGCGCCTGCGCACTGA
- the hemF gene encoding oxygen-dependent coproporphyrinogen oxidase, with protein MSDMLNEKTRASAWFRELRNEIVTAFEGLEDAFGGDEPAGRFEITETTRQSDDGSDAGGGLMSVMRGGRVFEKVGVNISTVYGTLGIRAQAAMAARKGLEGMAEDPRFWAAGISLVAHMQNPHSPAVHMNTRMFWTPHGWWFGGGSDLNPCIEYAEDTAHFHSVQKEHCDKHGTEHYQRLKDWADEYFYIPHRNRARGVGGIFLDDHNTGDWEADFGFIQDIGRAFLPAFVPLTEKRMAQPWGEVEKDKQLVHRGLYAEYNLVYDRGTKFGLETGHDANAVLMSLPPMAKWV; from the coding sequence ATGAGTGATATGCTAAACGAGAAAACCCGCGCAAGCGCGTGGTTCCGTGAGTTGCGCAACGAGATTGTGACGGCTTTTGAAGGGCTGGAAGACGCATTTGGCGGTGATGAGCCTGCGGGTCGCTTTGAAATTACTGAAACCACGCGCCAGTCTGACGATGGCTCTGATGCGGGCGGTGGCTTGATGAGTGTGATGCGCGGAGGCCGCGTGTTTGAGAAGGTTGGTGTAAATATTTCAACAGTCTATGGCACGCTCGGCATCCGTGCTCAGGCGGCGATGGCCGCGCGCAAGGGTCTTGAAGGTATGGCGGAAGATCCGCGTTTCTGGGCTGCGGGGATCAGTCTTGTGGCGCATATGCAGAACCCGCATAGCCCTGCCGTCCATATGAATACGCGGATGTTCTGGACACCGCATGGCTGGTGGTTTGGCGGCGGATCTGATCTGAACCCCTGCATTGAATATGCTGAAGACACTGCGCATTTTCATTCTGTGCAAAAAGAACATTGCGATAAGCATGGCACTGAGCACTATCAAAGACTTAAGGATTGGGCGGACGAGTATTTTTACATCCCGCACCGCAACCGCGCACGGGGCGTGGGTGGTATTTTTCTCGATGATCATAACACGGGTGATTGGGAGGCAGATTTCGGCTTCATTCAAGATATTGGCCGAGCCTTCCTGCCCGCCTTTGTGCCGCTGACCGAAAAGCGTATGGCGCAGCCTTGGGGTGAGGTCGAGAAAGATAAGCAGCTGGTACACCGCGGGCTCTATGCGGAATACAATCTTGTTTATGATCGAGGCACGAAATTTGGTCTTGAAACAGGTCATGACGCCAATGCTGTTTTGATGAGTTTGCCGCCTATGGCGAAGTGGGTTTGA
- the hemE gene encoding uroporphyrinogen decarboxylase, with the protein MAQQKKILRALAGETLETPPIWMMRQAGRYLPEYRATRAEAGDFLSLCYNSELACEVTLQPIRRYGFDASILFADILLVPQALGADLWFVTGEGPRLSTITDKAGFDALKPADAIHEHLAPIYETVRMLSRELPKETTLIGFAGAPWTVATYMIAGRGTPDQGPAHALKDGNREVFEALLKRITDATILYLSEQIKAGAEVVKIFDSWAGSLKGDDFINYAVKPAAQITAALKALHPDTPIIAFPRGAGERYIGLHEAIGADCIALDDGVTAEWAAANVQTGGCVQGNLKSSHMVTGGDDLVRETRKIVDAFKNGPHIFNLGHGITPDADPENVQLMIDTVRGL; encoded by the coding sequence ATGGCACAGCAAAAGAAAATCCTGCGCGCATTGGCGGGCGAAACGCTTGAAACACCGCCGATCTGGATGATGCGCCAAGCAGGTCGCTACCTGCCAGAATACCGTGCAACGCGGGCAGAGGCTGGCGATTTCCTCTCGCTTTGCTACAATTCTGAATTGGCTTGTGAAGTCACGCTGCAACCAATCCGCCGCTATGGCTTTGATGCGTCGATTCTCTTCGCCGATATCTTGCTCGTGCCTCAGGCGCTTGGCGCTGACCTCTGGTTTGTCACAGGCGAGGGCCCTCGCCTCTCCACGATCACAGACAAAGCAGGCTTTGACGCGTTGAAGCCCGCTGATGCGATCCATGAACACCTCGCTCCAATTTATGAAACCGTTCGCATGCTCAGCCGCGAACTGCCCAAGGAAACAACGCTGATCGGCTTTGCGGGAGCGCCATGGACTGTCGCAACGTATATGATCGCAGGGCGTGGCACCCCTGACCAAGGGCCAGCGCATGCCCTGAAAGACGGGAACCGCGAAGTTTTTGAAGCGCTCCTGAAGCGGATAACTGACGCGACAATCCTCTACCTCTCTGAGCAGATCAAAGCAGGCGCGGAAGTCGTGAAAATATTTGACAGCTGGGCAGGCTCTCTCAAAGGAGACGACTTTATCAACTACGCGGTAAAGCCCGCCGCGCAGATCACTGCTGCGCTGAAAGCTCTGCACCCAGACACCCCCATCATCGCCTTCCCCCGTGGTGCAGGCGAGCGCTATATCGGCCTACATGAGGCCATCGGCGCAGACTGTATCGCGCTCGACGATGGCGTAACAGCTGAGTGGGCCGCCGCCAACGTCCAGACAGGCGGCTGCGTGCAGGGCAACCTCAAGTCGTCCCACATGGTTACAGGCGGCGATGACCTCGTCCGTGAGACCCGCAAGATCGTTGATGCCTTCAAAAATGGCCCACATATCTTCAACCTCGGTCACGGTATCACGCCTGATGCCGACCCCGAAAATGTGCAGCTGATGATTGATACTGTGCGCGGCCTTTAA
- the hemC gene encoding hydroxymethylbilane synthase gives MVKQLPTPAAPLKIGTRGSPLALAQAYETRVRLAEAFDLPHEAFEIVVIKTTGDDAALIAKDKPLKELGGKGLFTKEIEEQLLDGSIDIAVHSMKDMPTLQPRGLLLETYLPREDVRDAFVCLKYKSLADVPEGAVMGSSSLRRRAQLAVKRPDLMLSEFRGNVQTRLKKLEEGVADATFLAMAGLTRLGMIGQVPATPVEVTDMLPAVAQGAIGIERRGDDSRVADMLAAIHHEETGQRLAAERAFLAALDGSCETPLAGLAELDGNTLRLRGEVLRPDGSEAINDDQSAPLEDGPELGREMAAKLLEQAGKGFFDWRA, from the coding sequence ATGGTAAAACAACTTCCCACCCCCGCCGCACCCCTCAAAATCGGCACGCGCGGCTCTCCGCTCGCTTTGGCGCAAGCTTACGAGACGCGCGTGCGCTTGGCTGAGGCCTTTGACCTGCCGCATGAGGCCTTCGAAATTGTCGTGATCAAGACGACAGGTGACGATGCCGCGCTGATTGCCAAGGATAAGCCTTTGAAGGAGCTTGGGGGAAAGGGGCTGTTTACGAAAGAGATTGAAGAGCAGCTTTTGGACGGCAGTATTGATATTGCTGTGCACTCTATGAAGGATATGCCGACGCTTCAGCCAAGAGGTTTGTTGCTTGAGACCTATCTGCCACGGGAAGATGTGCGCGATGCGTTCGTGTGTCTAAAATACAAGTCGCTCGCCGACGTGCCTGAAGGCGCCGTGATGGGCAGCTCTTCTTTGCGGCGTCGTGCGCAACTTGCCGTGAAGCGGCCTGACCTGATGCTTTCTGAATTTCGTGGAAATGTACAAACGCGGCTGAAGAAGCTGGAAGAGGGTGTTGCCGACGCGACATTTCTGGCGATGGCAGGACTCACACGGCTTGGTATGATTGGACAAGTGCCTGCAACACCTGTGGAGGTGACTGATATGTTGCCTGCGGTTGCGCAAGGCGCGATCGGAATTGAGCGGCGCGGCGACGACAGCCGCGTGGCAGATATGCTGGCGGCGATTCATCACGAAGAAACAGGTCAGCGTCTTGCGGCGGAGCGCGCCTTTTTGGCGGCGCTTGATGGGTCTTGTGAGACGCCTTTGGCTGGTCTGGCGGAGCTTGATGGCAATACGTTGCGCTTGCGTGGTGAAGTTCTGCGCCCTGACGGAAGCGAGGCGATCAACGATGATCAAAGCGCACCACTGGAAGATGGTCCTGAACTCGGCCGTGAGATGGCAGCGAAGCTGCTTGAGCAAGCTGGCAAAGGCTTCTTTGACTGGCGCGCATGA
- a CDS encoding DUF1643 domain-containing protein codes for MITRTHTKGDAPSTAVYSDCERYRYLLTRVWEPAGRKALFIMLNPSTATEVQNDPTVERCERRARTLGFGGFRVTNIFAWRDTDPKKMRAAAEPIGAENDAMIAQSCDWGDQIIAAWGAHGEHLQRGVAMEALLRDMELPVFHLGLTKAGHPKHPLYIAYTQQPELWF; via the coding sequence ATGATTACGCGGACGCACACCAAAGGCGATGCGCCTTCTACGGCTGTCTACTCTGACTGCGAACGCTATCGATATCTTCTCACGCGCGTTTGGGAGCCTGCAGGGCGCAAGGCGCTCTTTATCATGCTCAACCCTTCGACGGCGACTGAAGTGCAGAACGATCCGACAGTTGAGCGCTGCGAGCGGCGTGCACGTACGCTCGGATTTGGCGGATTTAGGGTGACTAATATCTTTGCTTGGCGCGATACAGATCCCAAGAAAATGCGTGCTGCGGCAGAGCCTATCGGCGCAGAAAATGATGCGATGATTGCACAGAGTTGTGACTGGGGCGATCAAATCATCGCGGCATGGGGGGCGCATGGGGAGCATTTACAGCGAGGTGTGGCGATGGAGGCGCTTTTGCGAGACATGGAACTGCCCGTCTTTCACCTTGGGCTGACAAAGGCTGGCCACCCGAAGCATCCACTCTATATTGCCTATACACAGCAGCCTGAGCTTTGGTTTTAA
- a CDS encoding DUF5665 domain-containing protein: MSEQSEAEMKHSIDRLTQELERLNTHRFVTVHSSTWRLLSFQFMRGLAFGLGSVIGATLLVSTLVWWASQIEFIPVIGEWAAQLVEEMQRTR; the protein is encoded by the coding sequence ATGAGTGAACAGTCTGAAGCCGAGATGAAGCACTCGATTGACCGCCTTACGCAGGAGCTGGAGCGGCTCAACACACATCGCTTTGTGACGGTTCACAGTTCGACATGGCGGTTGCTCTCATTTCAATTCATGCGGGGCTTGGCCTTTGGGCTTGGATCTGTGATCGGAGCAACACTTTTGGTTTCGACTCTTGTATGGTGGGCTTCGCAGATTGAGTTTATCCCCGTGATCGGGGAATGGGCTGCTCAACTTGTCGAAGAAATGCAAAGAACCCGTTAA
- a CDS encoding calcium-binding protein yields the protein MLFLAGLMGMALVGATVFISVDGGEDSEDAVLPDAPQDTNISGFITSGTLTDEVISGSDGADQINGYDGADTIDGGSGHDALYGGSGDDELQGGAGQDTLHGEDGADLLLGAEDADALYGHNGHDTLVGGHGEDMLHGSADDDLLLGEDGDDALHGGLDDDTLVGGAGEDTLFGGWGDDLLDGREDGVAEQDFLNGGGGEDNLVAGSEDIVTTGMGADNVIIGDWIMPGEEAQVYDFDPMEDRLIIVFDDQANASEPEITIARDGLDPDVSHILMNGEMIAAVHSALSMSINDLMIMTQSDAALFFGIGETATAA from the coding sequence ATGTTGTTTCTTGCTGGATTGATGGGCATGGCGCTGGTGGGCGCGACCGTCTTTATAAGCGTCGACGGCGGCGAAGATAGCGAAGATGCCGTGCTGCCAGATGCGCCACAGGATACGAACATCAGCGGGTTTATAACGTCGGGAACGCTGACTGATGAAGTGATTTCAGGCAGCGATGGCGCGGACCAAATCAACGGATATGACGGTGCGGATACCATTGATGGCGGGTCTGGGCACGACGCGCTCTACGGCGGGTCTGGCGACGATGAGCTCCAGGGCGGCGCAGGTCAAGATACGCTGCATGGTGAGGATGGAGCCGATCTACTCTTGGGGGCAGAAGACGCTGATGCGCTCTATGGGCACAACGGTCATGACACACTTGTTGGCGGCCATGGCGAGGATATGCTTCACGGCAGCGCTGATGATGACCTGCTTTTAGGGGAGGATGGCGACGATGCGCTTCATGGGGGGCTGGATGACGACACACTTGTTGGCGGCGCAGGCGAAGACACGCTTTTTGGCGGGTGGGGCGATGACTTGCTGGATGGCCGCGAAGATGGGGTTGCTGAGCAAGACTTTTTGAACGGCGGCGGCGGCGAAGATAATCTTGTCGCTGGCAGTGAAGACATAGTAACAACAGGCATGGGCGCAGATAATGTCATCATAGGGGATTGGATCATGCCGGGCGAAGAAGCCCAGGTGTATGATTTTGATCCAATGGAGGACAGGCTGATCATTGTGTTCGATGACCAAGCTAATGCGAGCGAGCCTGAAATTACTATTGCTCGTGACGGTCTCGACCCTGATGTGAGCCACATCTTGATGAATGGTGAGATGATTGCGGCCGTACACTCGGCGCTATCAATGAGCATTAATGACTTGATGATTATGACACAAAGTGATGCCGCTCTATTCTTCGGGATTGGCGAAACCGCGACTGCGGCCTAA
- the rpsO gene encoding 30S ribosomal protein S15: MSITVEEKARVMKEFATKEGDTGSPEVQVAILTSRITTLTEHFKTHKKDNHGRRGLLKMVAQRRKLLDFLRGKDEGRYQDLIKKLGIRR; the protein is encoded by the coding sequence ATGTCGATTACTGTTGAAGAAAAAGCACGCGTCATGAAAGAGTTCGCCACCAAAGAAGGCGATACAGGCTCACCCGAAGTTCAGGTTGCTATCCTGACGTCGCGGATCACGACACTTACAGAGCATTTCAAGACCCACAAAAAAGACAACCACGGCCGCCGTGGTCTTTTGAAGATGGTTGCACAGCGCCGCAAGCTGCTCGACTTTCTGCGTGGCAAAGATGAAGGCCGTTATCAGGACCTCATCAAGAAACTCGGCATCCGTCGCTAA
- a CDS encoding DsrE family protein, with amino-acid sequence MLRIFLLVTTLFSFSATAWASSGVDKLLNAEKAPVGVVFEVVEGDQFALDWALPHIQAQSERLKARFPAIKIAVVTHGNEQFGLAKSLESPKAERIKTLAASLSRSGTPVHVCGGHADARGIPHDIFPEYIEVAPSGPAQITAYRNEGYALVILQKP; translated from the coding sequence ATGCTCAGGATATTTTTACTCGTCACCACTCTTTTCAGTTTTTCCGCCACAGCATGGGCCAGCTCTGGCGTAGACAAGCTCCTAAACGCCGAAAAAGCGCCCGTCGGGGTTGTATTTGAGGTGGTCGAAGGCGACCAGTTCGCACTCGACTGGGCCCTGCCCCACATCCAGGCACAAAGCGAACGTCTCAAGGCCCGCTTCCCTGCAATCAAGATCGCTGTTGTCACGCATGGCAACGAGCAATTTGGCCTCGCCAAATCCCTTGAGAGCCCTAAAGCCGAGAGGATAAAGACCCTCGCAGCCAGCCTGAGCCGATCAGGAACGCCCGTTCATGTATGTGGAGGCCATGCCGATGCCCGCGGTATTCCTCACGACATTTTCCCTGAATACATTGAGGTCGCACCATCGGGCCCAGCCCAGATCACAGCCTATCGCAATGAGGGCTATGCCTTGGTCATTCTTCAGAAGCCATAA
- a CDS encoding SGNH/GDSL hydrolase family protein, translated as MIPRFLFVILCFALWGLAPHQAAQAQEKPKILAIGDSLMAWHRIDDKSIADSIAASLGEPVLNRAISGARIIYGLPLTGAMGLRISNQFRDRERYDWVIITGGGNDFMLGCGCARCDRRMNKMLTADAKQGDIVSLVARIRQTGARVVYLGYLRSPDMDSPIESCKDEGDAFEARLAELAKRDKGVFFHSIADLVPSGDRSFHGLDMIHPSRKASKIIGQQVAALIKRADSGR; from the coding sequence ATGATACCCCGCTTTTTGTTTGTAATCTTATGTTTTGCCCTCTGGGGACTCGCTCCACATCAGGCTGCCCAAGCACAAGAAAAGCCCAAAATTCTCGCAATAGGCGATAGTCTCATGGCTTGGCACCGCATTGACGACAAATCAATCGCTGACTCTATTGCTGCCTCACTGGGCGAGCCCGTTCTCAACCGCGCCATCTCAGGTGCACGCATTATTTACGGCCTACCCCTCACTGGCGCGATGGGTCTGCGCATTTCCAATCAGTTTCGTGACCGCGAACGCTATGACTGGGTCATTATTACAGGTGGAGGTAACGACTTTATGCTTGGCTGTGGCTGTGCTCGCTGCGACAGGCGGATGAACAAAATGCTGACCGCTGACGCAAAGCAAGGGGACATTGTCAGCCTAGTCGCCCGTATCCGCCAAACAGGTGCACGCGTGGTCTATCTCGGCTATCTACGCAGCCCAGATATGGACTCGCCAATTGAGAGCTGCAAAGACGAAGGAGATGCTTTTGAAGCAAGGCTTGCCGAACTTGCCAAGCGCGACAAAGGCGTGTTTTTCCACTCGATTGCAGATCTCGTCCCTTCAGGCGACCGCAGCTTTCACGGACTCGATATGATCCACCCATCGCGCAAAGCCAGCAAGATCATTGGCCAACAAGTCGCGGCGCTCATCAAGCGCGCCGATAGTGGACGCTAA
- a CDS encoding DMT family transporter: MSLATKGLLITLAGVLVISPDVLLVRLIDADTLTKLFWRGLLSGLVILGVWGVFLQRRPMRDVVRVGRSGWALAAIFALGTFCFLYAVEKTQAANVLLISATSPVIAALISIVVLKEHVDRLTWVGIGGALLGVFVIAAGSAGGEGNLIGDMAAFGGAVSLALTFSIARAQKNISMVPAMGLSGLLTALAAGLLAPSLVVPIDSWVLMLALGAVVVPLGFGLLTTGPQYIGAAEVSLILLLEALLGPVLVWWVIGEFPGQAALWGGSIILSALAGVNLIRLKGAAGG; the protein is encoded by the coding sequence ATGAGTTTGGCAACGAAAGGTCTTTTGATCACGCTCGCGGGTGTGTTGGTGATCTCTCCTGATGTGCTCTTGGTGCGTTTGATTGATGCGGATACGCTGACCAAGCTTTTCTGGCGCGGGCTGCTCAGCGGTTTGGTTATTCTGGGCGTATGGGGCGTGTTTTTACAGCGCAGGCCGATGCGAGATGTGGTGCGTGTCGGGCGGAGTGGGTGGGCTTTGGCAGCCATTTTTGCTCTGGGTACGTTCTGTTTCCTCTATGCTGTTGAAAAAACCCAAGCTGCAAATGTCCTGCTTATTTCAGCGACATCTCCTGTGATCGCAGCGCTGATATCGATTGTTGTGTTGAAAGAACATGTAGACCGGTTGACTTGGGTCGGAATTGGAGGGGCCCTCTTAGGGGTATTTGTAATTGCTGCTGGCAGCGCGGGTGGCGAGGGGAACCTGATTGGAGACATGGCTGCCTTTGGCGGTGCGGTATCGCTCGCGCTGACGTTTAGTATTGCGCGCGCGCAGAAGAACATCAGTATGGTTCCTGCAATGGGCCTGTCGGGGTTGCTGACGGCACTGGCAGCAGGGTTGCTCGCGCCAAGCCTTGTTGTCCCTATTGATAGCTGGGTTTTGATGTTGGCTCTGGGCGCGGTTGTTGTCCCTCTTGGCTTTGGCCTACTCACTACGGGGCCGCAATATATTGGCGCGGCAGAAGTGAGCTTGATTTTGTTGCTGGAGGCGCTTCTCGGGCCTGTGCTCGTCTGGTGGGTGATCGGGGAGTTCCCCGGGCAGGCTGCGCTTTGGGGTGGGAGTATCATCCTGTCGGCACTCGCCGGGGTCAATTTGATACGCTTGAAAGGGGCGGCCGGCGGATAG